The Apium graveolens cultivar Ventura chromosome 6, ASM990537v1, whole genome shotgun sequence genome contains a region encoding:
- the LOC141667214 gene encoding 25S rRNA (cytosine-C(5))-methyltransferase NSUN5 isoform X2 yields the protein MPPTTNNSKPKKTARLSNAEKSAFFGRREAAKVLTSVLDGDARRQAVGSIKALVFKPSVRNKKATFALVCQTLKCLPYIKEILESSVILNSKWKKQEALMYLITYDILFGQNVALVGDAEKFLLHKKDALLSALAHILVKNRAKNVKDLMALRQDVSKPRYVRVNTLKLDTKTASKVLRKRHKVQKDDLVPDLLVLPPGTDLHNHELVKNGSVLLQGKASSMVGVALDPKPGWEVLDACSAPGNKTVHLAALMRGEGKIIACELNKERVKLLECTIKQTGATNVEVLHEDFLKLSPVDPSYSKVRAILVDPSCSGSGTAVDRLDHLLPSYQTGHVDPGEMQRLRRLATFQKMALEHALSSEHLLRADPVEDKEGFFIALFERSIHDLESHQEREIGNSHNAVVPCKTSERNVEAVNKSRSRSSCFFPSLSLKMSRVLLNPYFDVRKNKYQN from the exons aTGCCGCCGACCACTAACAACAGTAAGCCAAAGAAAACGGCTCGGCTGAGCAACGCCGAGAAGTCAGCGTTTTTTGGTCGGAGAGAGGCGGCCAAGGTGTTAACCTCTGTTCTCGACGGCGACGCTCGCCGCCAAGCCGTCGGCTCTATTAAAGCACTTGTTTTCAAACCCTCTGTTCGGAATAAAAAAGCTACTTTTGCTTTAGTTTGTCAAACTCTCAAGT GTCTTCCATACATCAAGGAAATTTTGGAATCTTCTGTCATACTGAATAGCAAGTGGAAG AAGCAAGAAGCGCTGATGTACTTAATTACATATGATATCCTCTTTGGCCAG AATGTTGCATTAGTAGGTGATGCTGAAAAGTTTCTCCTGCACAAAAAGGATGCCCTGCTGTCAGCTCTTGCTCATATTCTGGTGAAAAACAGGGCGAAGAATGTAAAAGACTTGATGGCTCTTCGTCAGG ATGTATCAAAGCCGCGCTATGTTCGTGTGAATACTCTGAAGTTGGATACGAAAACTGCCTCGAAGGTATTACGCAAGCGTCACAAG GTTCAGAAGGATGACTTGGTTCCTGATTTGTTGGTACTCCCACCTGGTACAGATTTGCACAATCATGAATTGGTGAAAAATGGTAGTGTCCTCCTGCAA GGCAAGGCAAGTTCTATGGTGGGAGTAGCCCTTGATCCTAAACCAGGATGGGAG GTTCTTGATGCATGTTCAGCCCCAGGAAACAAAACTGTTCATCTTGCCGCGTTGATGAGAGGGGAGGGGAAGATAATTGCCTGTGAATTAAATAAGGAGAGGGTTAAACTTCTAGAATGCACTATTAAGCAGACTGGTGCTACTA ATGTGGAAGTTCTGCACGAGGACTTCTTAAAGTTGAGTCCAGTAGACCCGTCATACTCAAAG GTTCGTGCCATTCTAGTAGATCCCTCGTGTTCTGGATCTGGGACTGCTGTAGACAGACTCGATCACCTGCTTCCGTCATACCAAACGG GTCATGTTGATCCAGGTGAAATGCAAAGGCTAAGAAGACTTGCTACCTTCCAGAAAATGGCTCTGgaacatgcattatctt CTGAACATTTGCTTCGGGCGGACCCTGTGGAGGACAAGGAAGGCTTCTTCATTGCACTATTTGAGAGAAGCATCCATGATTTAGAATCTCACCAAGAAAGAGAAATTGGCAACAGCCACAATGCTGTGGTACCTTGCAAAACATCCGAGAGAAACGTGGAAGCTGTAAATAAGAGTAGATCACGATCTTCTTGTTTCTTTCCCAGTTTGTCCCTCAAAATGTCCAGGGTATTGTTAAATCCTTACTTCGATGTCCGGAAAAACAAATACCAGAATTAA
- the LOC141665143 gene encoding mitogen-activated protein kinase kinase kinase 20-like, with translation MLIHGLIQMDSVYAKFRYSGYRGLMYVKSAYGFASSTLRREKTILYDLKDCPEIVQCVGDGFSADTGLVYYLLLEHANGGTLAEVLRYSVDRFQEPNASKYTCVLLRGLCRMHEKGYVHCSLKPGHVLVFVSRNKDGTYEEFVKIGGFGSAKIASSDNSDYRLRELKSLLRIARDDAATDIWSLGCVVAEMLVGRSLWRKNLRKDMNLMTLPKYLSEDAKDFLKRCLTMNKNERWTSKRLLQHPFITQYDEVKLD, from the coding sequence atGTTGATTCATGGCCTTATCCAGATGGATTCCGTGTATGCAAAATTCAGGTATTCCGGGTACAGGGGATTAATGTACGTAAAATCAGCATATGGTTTTGCTTCATCGACTCTTCGACGTGAGAAAACTATACTATATGATCTTAAGGACTGTCCGGAAATTGTTCAGTGTGTAGGAGACGGTTTTAGTGCAGACACCGGACTGGTTTACTACTTGCTACTTGAGCATGCCAATGGAGGCACTTTAGCAGAAGTTCTCAGGTATTCGGTTGATCGGTTCCAAGAGCCGAACGCAAGTAAGTATACTTGCGTGTTGCTAAGAGGACTTTGTCGTATGCATGAAAAGGGATATGTTCATTGTTCTTTAAAACCTGGTCATGTTCTTGTTTTTGTTTCGAGGAATAAGGATGGAACATACGAGGAATTTGTTAAAATTGGGGGGTTCGGATCCGCTAAAATAGCGAGTAGTGATAACTCAGATTATCGTCTGCGTGAACTAAAAAGTTTGCTAAGGATTGCTCGTGATGATGCAGCAACTGATATATGGTCACTTGGGTGTGTAGTGGCTGAGATGCTTGTTGGGAGGTCCTTGTGGCGTAAAAATCTTCGAAAAGATATGAATTTGATGACATTGCCTAAGTATTTGTCCGAAGATGCGAAGGATTTCTTGAAGAGGTGTTTGACGATGAACAAGAATGAGAGATGGACCAGCAAAAGGCTTTTGCAGCACCCCTTTATAACTCAGTATGATGAGGTGAAACTTGATTAA
- the LOC141665144 gene encoding uncharacterized protein LOC141665144 yields MTNITSLSFVSLDISGDNYLAWVQDVKLHLGSKKLNDTIKAENKSTAEENFTSIFFLRHHMHEDLKSEYLEVEDPFILWENLKDKFDHQKLVYLPAAENDWAKLRLQDFKSVRAYSSALFKISSRLIMCGEKVTEKRKIDKTLSTFHPNNINLAEMYRERKFTKFGDLLSTLLVAEQNHELVIKNHQSCPTGSAPLPEVNNMSFQQNVRGKGYRGGRGQGRYRGRGRSHGHFRPYNNSGHPKWQSESQSKRKAPRGGKTENICYRCGMDGHWTRNCHTPDHLVKLYQIFSKIKRENGRNKFRQQ; encoded by the coding sequence ATGACAAATATTACAAGCTTGTCGTTCGTTTCCTTGGACATTTCTGGCGATAATTATTTAGCATGGGTACAAGATGTAAAGTTGCACTTGGGTTCAAAGAAATTAAACGATACAATAAAGGCAGAAAATAAATCCACGGCTGAAGAAAACTTTACCTCCATATTTTTTCTCCGACACCACATGCATGAAGATTTAAAATCTGAGTACTTAGAAGTCGAGGATCCttttattttatgggaaaatctaAAGGATAAGTTCGATCACCAGAAACTAGTTTATCTACCTGCAGCTGAAAATGATTGGGCTAAATTAAGACTTCAGGATTTTAAGAGTGTCCGAGCATATAGCTCTGCTTTGTTCAAAATAAGTTCTAGGCTTATTATGTGTGGTGAGAAAGTTACGGAAAAAAGAAAAATCGATAAAACACTATCAACTTTTCACCCCAACAATATCAACTTAGCAGAGATGTACAGGGAGCGCAAATTCACTAAGTTTGGGGATCTTCTATCAACTCTCCTCGTTGCTGAACAGAATCATGAATTGGTGATTAAGAATCATCAATCCTGTCCAACAGGATCTGCCCCATTACCTGAAGTAAATAACATGTCATTCCAGCAGAATGTACGTGGAAAAGGGTATAGAGGTGGACGGGGCCAAGGGCGGTACCGTGGACGAGGTCGGAGCCACGGGCATTTTCGTCCATATAACAACTCTGGTCACCCGAAGTGGCAATCTGAATCACAGAGTAAAAGAAAGGCACCGCGAGGAGGAAAAACTGAAAATATTTGCTATAGGTGCGGCATGGATGGGCATTGGACACGTAATTGTCATACCCCAGATCATCTTGTTAAGCTATACCAAATTTTCTCaaaaatcaaaagagaaaatggTAGAAACAAATTTCGCCAACAATAA
- the LOC141665146 gene encoding mitogen-activated protein kinase kinase kinase 20-like produces the protein MIINNKAVKWEKIKFLGKGLWGSVYLAKPAVPLLSSSFPPFMALKSATANLSSTLQLENTILHDLKDCPEIVQCFGYDLSVENGKLVYNLLLEYANGGTLEELIESSGDRMQEWEASKYTCMLLKGLCHVHHKGYVHCDLKANNVLVFLSKQKNGEVKYSLKIADFGLAKSRRCDNADDHQHKLQPLLGVANYNVAIDIWSLGCIVAEMLVGKSLWCNNLQQDLMMMMVSKDNEEKWLETLPGFMSKDAKDFLRRCMTMNKKERWSGDRLLQHPFITQFVDLNLD, from the coding sequence ATGATCATCAACAATAAGGCTGTTAAGTGGGAAAAAATCAAGTTTCTTGGAAAAGGGTTATGGGGGTCAGTTTACTTGGCAAAACCTGCAGTCCCACTTTTATCCTCCTCTTTTCCTCCATTCATGGCCTTGAAATCAGCAACTGCAAATCTTTCATCTACTCTTCAACTTGAGAATACTATACTACATGATCTTAAAGACTGTCCCGAGATTGTTCAGTGTTTCGGGTACGATTTAAGTGTTGAAAACGGTAAACTAGTCTACAATCTTTTACTTGAGTATGCCAATGGAGGCACTTTAGAAGAACTTATAGAGAGTTCCGGTGATCGGATGCAAGAATGGGAAGCAAGCAAGTATACTTGTATGTTACTTAAAGGTCTCTGTCATGTGCATCACAAGGGCTATGTTCATTGTGATCTGAAAGCCAATAATGTTCTGGTTTTCCTATCAAAACAAAAGAATGGGGAAGTCAAGTACTCATTAAAAATCGCGGATTTTGGATTGGCTAAAAGTAGGAGATGTGATAATGCAGATGATCATCAACATAAGCTACAACCTTTACTAGGAGTAGCCAACTATAATGTAGCTATTGATATATGGTCTCTCGGGTGTATAGTGGCAGAGATGCTTGTAGGCAAGTCCTTGTGGTGTAATAATCTTCAACAAGATCTTATGATGATGATGGTGAGCAAGGATAACGAGGAAAAATGGTTGGAGACGTTGCCGGGGTTTATGTCCAAAGATGCAAAGGATTTCTTAAGGAGGTGTATGACTATGAATAAGAAAGAGAGATGGAGTGGTGATAGGCTTTTGCAACACCCCTTTATAACTCAATTTGTTGATTTAAATCTTGATTAG
- the LOC141665145 gene encoding uncharacterized protein LOC141665145 translates to MMKVRTIESQNVIASKLIDPKSFTLWHERLGHPGVSMMCHIIENSNGHSLKDFKVLSNNDLPCSACSLGKLITRPSLVKVRLESPTFLERIQGDICGPIHPSSGPFRYFMVLIDASTRWSHVCLLSTRNDAFAKLFAQIIKLRAQFPDHCIKSIRLDNAGEFTSATFVDYCMSVGISVEHPVLHVHTQNGLAESFIKRLQLIARPLLLKAKLPTSIWGHTILHAANIIRIRPTSYNQNSPLQLVLVNTPARTNIPIQKSDTKELVTESKPRLKRGRPVGAKDVAPRKRKIKRIAPEVAHAPEEANNPDVVWHLKINWKHVLWTSLLHTLDDLNLVGTTTEVDEAAIYLKTEFEMKDLGRTKYCLGIQVEHLSSGIFLHQSTYTEKVLNRFYMDKSHPLTTRMVVRSLEPDKDPFRPREDGEEVLGPEIPYLGAIGALMYLANNTRPDIAFAVNLLARFSSAPMDRHWNGIKHIFRYLRGKIDFGLFFPKNSISQLIGYADAGYLSDPHFGKSQTRYVFTYCDAAISWKSTKQTTVATSTNHSELIAIHETSRECVWLRTIIKNIQESCGLPDITRSPTVMFEDNTACIDQLREGYIKGDRTKHISPKFFYTHELQKNGEIDIQQIRSCDNLADLFTKSLPNSTFGKLRHSIGMRRFKDLLQQTSEND, encoded by the exons ATGATGAAAGTTAGAACTATTGAGTCACAAAATGTCATTGCTTCCAAACTCATAGATCCAAAATCTTTTACACTTTGGCATGAAAGATTAGGTCATCCTGGCGTCTCTATGATGTGTCATATTATAGAGAATTCTAATGGTCATTCTcttaaagattttaaagttctTTCCAACAATGACCTTCCATGTTCAGCATGTTCATTAGGAAAATTGATTACTCGACCATCTCTTGTTAAAGTTCGGCTTGAAAGTCCAACTTTTCTAGAAAGAATTCAAGGTGACATATGTGGACCTATACACCCATCAtctggcccatttaggtacttCATGGTATTAATTGATGCCTCAACAAGATGGTCTCATGTTTGTCTTCTCTCAACTCGTAATGATGCTTTTGCAAAATTATTTGCCCAAATAATTAAATTACGAGCTCAATTCCCAGATCATTGCATTAAGTCAATTCGTCTAGATAATGCTGGTGAATTCACATCTGCAACCTTTGTCGACTATTGCATGTCTGTAGGAATATCAGTTGAACACCCAGTTCTTcatgtacatacacaaaatgggtTAGCCGAGTCCTTTATCAAAAGACTCCAACTTATTGCAAGACCGCTGTTATTGAAAGCAAAATTACCTACATCTATTTGGGGTCACACAATACTTCATGCTGCTAATATTATTAGGATTAGACCAACTTCCTACAACCAAAATTCTCCGCTACAACTGGTACTTG TAAATACTCCAGCTAGAACAAATATACCAATTCAAAAATCAGATACAAAAGAATTGGTTACAGAATCAAAGCCACGCCTGAAGCGTGGTAGACCGGTCGGTGCAAAAGATGTTGCACcacgaaaaagaaaaataaagagaaTTGCCCCTGAAGTGGCACATGCTCCAGAAGAAGCAAATAACCCTGACGTG GTATGGCATCTAAAGATAAATTGGAAACACGTCTTATGGACGTCGTTACTGCATACCT TGGATGATTTAAACCTTGTAGGAACAACTACAGAGGTTGATGAAGCTGCCATATATCTAAAGacagagtttgaaatgaaagatcttggaaggacaaAATATTGCCTTGGTATACAAGTTGAGCACTTGTCATCGGGAATTTTCCTCCACCAATCTACATATACAGAAAAGGTTTTGAACAgattttacatggataaatcGCATCCGTTGACTACTCGAATGGTGGTTAGATCTTTAGAACCTGATAAAGATCCATTTCGACCACGAGAAGATGGTGAAGAGGTTCTTGGTCCTGAAATCCCATATCTTGGAGCAATTGGTGCACTTATGTATCTTGCAAATAATACAAGACCAGATATTGCATTTGCTGTGAATTTATTGGCTAGATTTAGCTCTGCTCCGATGGACAGGCATTGGAATGGGATCAAACATATATTTCGTTATCTTCGTGGAAAAATTGATTTTGGGTTATTCTTCCCGAAAAACTCAATATCTCAGCTGATCGGATATGCAGATGCTGGATATttgtcagatcctcattttggaaaatcacaaactaGATATGTATTTACATATTGTGATGCAGCCATTTCCTGGAAATCCACGAAGCAAACTACAGTGGCAACCTCAACAAATCACTCAGAACTTATTGCAATTCATGAAACCAGTAGAGAATGTGTTTGGTTGCGAACTATCATAAAAAATATTCAAGAATCATGTGGATTACCGGATATTACAAGAAGTCCTACTGTCATGTTTGAGGACAACACTGCATGCATTGATCAACTCAGGGAAGGATATATCAAAGGAGACAGAACGAAGCACATCtcaccaaaattcttctacactcatgaACTTCAAAAGAATGGTGAAATTGATATACAACAAATTCGATCATGCGACAATCTTGCTGATTTATTCACGAAATCATTACCGAATTCAACATTTGGTAAGTTGCGACATAGTATTGGAATGCGACGATTTAAAGATTTGTTACAACAAACTTCAGAGAATGATTAG
- the LOC141667240 gene encoding STOREKEEPER protein-like — protein sequence MARKRYSRPIDILAAAAAADDHVENHTSEHRSGSESEVNKLSGSDPDSMVIPKPSENDSPRSKSSRIRSVPKHLLLNEFNDSNKKARVDKSSGSGSVNRLWCEQDEVAILQGMIDFKLRKGEDPYSDTNAFLEFVQDSISFHVSRKQMTDKMRRLKNKYFVNVERGGVENGVVVKPHDVQLFELSEVIWGGDGTKDKEDENVVEDGKGDDMEGGNVVENGNDDVAENGIEGDHVEGGNVVENGKVDVAENGVEGDDVEGGNVVKNGVNGNVEYDGKEDGGKDFKGMYPYLSRAWESDASCSMLMKSFLVDNIRMIGNAELSELEKNWKNLYVDQLKLYVKRLDLEKASAQALLAHLETSDS from the coding sequence ATGGCCCGAAAGCGATATTCTCGCCCGATCGACATTCTTGCTGCTGCTGCTGCCGCTGACGATCACGTTGAGAATCACACTTCTGAACACCGATCTGGATCCGAATCCGAAGTTAACAAGCTATCCGGGTCGGATCCTGATTCTATGGTGATCCCCAAACCAAGTGAAAACGATTCCCCTCGATCAAAATCATCTCGTATAAGATCAGTACCCAAGCACCTTCTATTAAATGAGTTTAATGATTCTAATAAGAAAGCTAGGGTTGATAAATCAAGTGGTTCTGGTTCTGTTAATCGCCTTTGGTGTGAACAAGATGAGGTTGCTATTTTGCAAGGGATGATTGATTTTAAGTTACGGAAAGGCGAGGATCCTTATTCGGATACGAATGCGTTTCTCGAGTTTGTTCAGGACTCGATTAGCTTTCACGTTTCGAGAAAACAGATGACGGATAAGATGAGGAGGTTGAAGAATAAGTATTTTGTTAATGTTGAGAGAGGTGGAGTTGAGAATGGTGTGGTTGTCAAGCCACATGATGTTCAGTTGTTTGAGCTTTCGGAGGTCATTTGGGGAGGGGATGGTACGAAAGATAAGGAGGATGAGAATGTGGTGGAGGATGGGAAGGGTGATGATATGGAGGGAGGGAATGTGGTGGAAAATGGGAACGATGATGTTGCGGAGAATGGAATTGAGGGTGATCATGTGGAAGGCGGGAATGTGGTGGAAAATGGGAAGGTTGATGTTGCGGAGAATGGAGTTGAGGGTGATGATGTGGAAGGCGGGAATGTGGTGAAAAATGGAGTGAATGGGAATGTTGAGTATGATGGAAAGGAGGATGGAGGAAAGGATTTTAAGGGAATGTATCCGTATTTGAGTAGAGCGTGGGAGTCGGATGCTTCTTGTTCGATGTTAATGAAAAGTTTCCTGGTGGATAATATTCGTATGATTGGAAATGCTGAGTTGAGTGAATTGGAGAAGAATTGGAAGAATTTATATGTGGACCAGTTGAAGTTGTATGTTAAGAGGCTGGATTTGGAGAAGGCGAGTGCTCAAGCACTGTTGGCTCACCTGGAAACTTCAGATTCTTAG
- the LOC141667214 gene encoding 25S rRNA (cytosine-C(5))-methyltransferase NSUN5 isoform X1: MPPTTNNSKPKKTARLSNAEKSAFFGRREAAKVLTSVLDGDARRQAVGSIKALVFKPSVRNKKATFALVCQTLKCLPYIKEILESSVILNSKWKKQEALMYLITYDILFGQNVALVGDAEKFLLHKKDALLSALAHILVKNRAKNVKDLMALRQDVSKPRYVRVNTLKLDTKTASKVLRKRHKVQKDDLVPDLLVLPPGTDLHNHELVKNGSVLLQGKASSMVGVALDPKPGWEVLDACSAPGNKTVHLAALMRGEGKIIACELNKERVKLLECTIKQTGATNVEVLHEDFLKLSPVDPSYSKVRAILVDPSCSGSGTAVDRLDHLLPSYQTGHVDPGEMQRLRRLATFQKMALEHALSFPGVERVVYSTCSIHQIENEDVIGSVLPFAISHGFKLGRPFPQWTRRGLPVIKESEHLLRADPVEDKEGFFIALFERSIHDLESHQEREIGNSHNAVVPCKTSERNVEAVNKSRSRSSCFFPSLSLKMSRVLLNPYFDVRKNKYQN; the protein is encoded by the exons aTGCCGCCGACCACTAACAACAGTAAGCCAAAGAAAACGGCTCGGCTGAGCAACGCCGAGAAGTCAGCGTTTTTTGGTCGGAGAGAGGCGGCCAAGGTGTTAACCTCTGTTCTCGACGGCGACGCTCGCCGCCAAGCCGTCGGCTCTATTAAAGCACTTGTTTTCAAACCCTCTGTTCGGAATAAAAAAGCTACTTTTGCTTTAGTTTGTCAAACTCTCAAGT GTCTTCCATACATCAAGGAAATTTTGGAATCTTCTGTCATACTGAATAGCAAGTGGAAG AAGCAAGAAGCGCTGATGTACTTAATTACATATGATATCCTCTTTGGCCAG AATGTTGCATTAGTAGGTGATGCTGAAAAGTTTCTCCTGCACAAAAAGGATGCCCTGCTGTCAGCTCTTGCTCATATTCTGGTGAAAAACAGGGCGAAGAATGTAAAAGACTTGATGGCTCTTCGTCAGG ATGTATCAAAGCCGCGCTATGTTCGTGTGAATACTCTGAAGTTGGATACGAAAACTGCCTCGAAGGTATTACGCAAGCGTCACAAG GTTCAGAAGGATGACTTGGTTCCTGATTTGTTGGTACTCCCACCTGGTACAGATTTGCACAATCATGAATTGGTGAAAAATGGTAGTGTCCTCCTGCAA GGCAAGGCAAGTTCTATGGTGGGAGTAGCCCTTGATCCTAAACCAGGATGGGAG GTTCTTGATGCATGTTCAGCCCCAGGAAACAAAACTGTTCATCTTGCCGCGTTGATGAGAGGGGAGGGGAAGATAATTGCCTGTGAATTAAATAAGGAGAGGGTTAAACTTCTAGAATGCACTATTAAGCAGACTGGTGCTACTA ATGTGGAAGTTCTGCACGAGGACTTCTTAAAGTTGAGTCCAGTAGACCCGTCATACTCAAAG GTTCGTGCCATTCTAGTAGATCCCTCGTGTTCTGGATCTGGGACTGCTGTAGACAGACTCGATCACCTGCTTCCGTCATACCAAACGG GTCATGTTGATCCAGGTGAAATGCAAAGGCTAAGAAGACTTGCTACCTTCCAGAAAATGGCTCTGgaacatgcattatctt TCCCAGGAGTTGAACGAGTTGTGTATAGCACCTGTTCCATTCACCAAATCGAGAATGAAGATGTGATCGGTTCTGTTCTTCCCTTTGCTATTTCACATGGTTTTAAACTGGGCAGACCATTCCCACAGTGGACCCGACGTGGTCTTCCTGTTATTAAAGAAT CTGAACATTTGCTTCGGGCGGACCCTGTGGAGGACAAGGAAGGCTTCTTCATTGCACTATTTGAGAGAAGCATCCATGATTTAGAATCTCACCAAGAAAGAGAAATTGGCAACAGCCACAATGCTGTGGTACCTTGCAAAACATCCGAGAGAAACGTGGAAGCTGTAAATAAGAGTAGATCACGATCTTCTTGTTTCTTTCCCAGTTTGTCCCTCAAAATGTCCAGGGTATTGTTAAATCCTTACTTCGATGTCCGGAAAAACAAATACCAGAATTAA